One window of Uloborus diversus isolate 005 chromosome 3, Udiv.v.3.1, whole genome shotgun sequence genomic DNA carries:
- the LOC129219397 gene encoding transcription factor MafF-like, with product MLLAGSHQPLDLRSDVDSWIIRHSGPYEDMITSMDQSLQQTQPKIPGYNTESGPTSTSSGFFSEDSLDEVPSPSFRSHSSERNDQHPTDNLLDDSSLIQLSVRELNRRLHGYPRDVIQRIKQKRRTLKNRGYAQNCRTKRIALKCELEKTNRFLKAELEKALQQSEAERHEKERAYQERDYYKQQLSLSRARSCSASLSSLSSSNRSSPGAQDFYL from the coding sequence ATGCTGTTAGCAGGATCTCATCAGCCATTGGACTTGAGATCTGATGTAGACAGCTGGATCATCAGACATTCTGGACCATATGAAGACATGATAACTTCGATGGACCAGTCTCTTCAACAAACGCAGCCAAAAATACCAGGCTATAACACGGAATCGGGACCTACGTCGACATCATCAGGCTTTTTCTCAGAAGATTCTCTTGATGAGGTCCCGTCCCCGTCCTTCCGATCACATTCGTCGGAAAGAAACGATCAGCATCCCACCGATAATCTTCTCGACGACAGCTCTTTAATTCAACTTTCTGTCAGAGAACTCAACCGACGATTACATGGTTATCCACGCGATGTCATTCAGAGAATAAAGCAGAAACGTAGGACATTGAAGAATCGAGGTTACGCACAAAACTGTAGAACCAAAAGAATTGCCCTTAAATGTGAGCTGGAAAAAACCAATCGTTTTCTAAAAGCAGAGTTAGAAAAAGCATTGCAACAATCAGAAGCTGAAAGGCATGAAAAGGAAAGAGCCTACCAAGAAAGAGACTATTACAAACAGCAACTCTCGCTATCAAGAGCAAGAAGTTGCTCAGCATCTTTATCGAGTCTTTCATCCAGTAATAGAAGTAGCCCTGGTGCCCAAGATTTCTACTTATGA